The following coding sequences are from one uncultured Desulfobacter sp. window:
- a CDS encoding xanthine/uracil/vitamin C permease → MPLYRRNDTEEQPFWPAGPFKIRLPFIHYRWEWVEFIQALILFVVSLAMIPLLEKYLGLPYNVALGYVFVCGIGFMMPAFLGTPMVPGWITPAIPVVLLYLGQFAPGPEAIKALVALQLLVAAIFLFLGISRLSSKVVAKVPDSIKAGILLGAGVAAYMGELKVGGRIPKTPIAIGLGSLVCFYMLFSVSFTRMKSDNPIAKLMGKFGMVPAMVVAIVIGMLVNEYPIPDIEWGITIPAFGQMWAYLPFSVGFPDADMFIKAIPTAVIAYIIAFGDVIVGTVLVKAACEESRPDEAVDIDTDRIHIITGIRNVIHTFFAPYPGLAGPIWTAVTATVADRYRQGRNAMDSIFSGSGTFWISGFIALFILPLVSFFKPFLPIGLSLTMVVTGYLCIITAFKQIKDPLQLGVAGTMAIVLAMHGAAWGLGVGVVLHIFLESRFRLSTKAEVSG, encoded by the coding sequence ATGCCTTTGTACAGACGTAACGACACTGAAGAACAGCCCTTCTGGCCCGCAGGTCCCTTTAAAATCCGCCTTCCTTTCATCCATTACCGCTGGGAATGGGTGGAGTTTATCCAGGCCCTTATCCTGTTTGTTGTAAGCCTTGCCATGATCCCTTTGTTGGAAAAATATTTAGGACTTCCCTACAACGTTGCCCTTGGGTATGTATTTGTCTGCGGTATCGGTTTTATGATGCCGGCATTTCTTGGAACCCCCATGGTGCCGGGCTGGATAACACCTGCAATCCCCGTTGTTTTGCTCTATCTTGGACAATTTGCGCCGGGGCCGGAAGCGATAAAGGCGCTGGTGGCCCTGCAGCTTTTGGTGGCGGCCATTTTCCTGTTTCTGGGGATTTCACGCCTCAGCTCCAAAGTCGTTGCCAAGGTGCCCGACTCCATTAAAGCGGGGATATTGCTCGGGGCAGGTGTGGCAGCTTACATGGGCGAATTGAAAGTGGGCGGCAGAATTCCCAAAACGCCCATCGCCATCGGCCTTGGCAGCCTGGTCTGTTTTTACATGCTCTTTTCCGTTTCATTTACCAGGATGAAATCCGATAATCCCATCGCAAAACTCATGGGTAAATTCGGCATGGTTCCTGCCATGGTCGTGGCCATTGTCATCGGTATGCTTGTCAATGAGTACCCGATTCCGGACATCGAATGGGGCATCACCATACCGGCCTTTGGACAGATGTGGGCCTATTTGCCCTTCAGTGTGGGGTTCCCCGATGCGGATATGTTTATCAAAGCCATCCCCACGGCGGTGATCGCCTATATTATCGCCTTTGGTGATGTTATCGTCGGAACGGTTCTGGTCAAGGCCGCATGCGAGGAGAGCAGGCCCGATGAAGCGGTGGATATAGATACGGACCGGATTCACATTATCACGGGAATCCGGAATGTGATCCATACCTTTTTTGCGCCCTATCCGGGTCTGGCAGGACCTATCTGGACCGCAGTCACTGCAACCGTGGCAGACCGTTATCGCCAGGGCCGAAACGCAATGGATTCCATTTTCAGCGGGTCGGGAACGTTCTGGATTTCAGGATTCATTGCCCTGTTCATTCTCCCACTGGTCAGTTTCTTTAAACCCTTTTTACCGATCGGGCTCTCTTTGACCATGGTCGTCACGGGCTATCTTTGCATCATCACTGCCTTCAAGCAGATCAAGGACCCGCTTCAGCTGGGCGTTGCGGGAACCATGGCCATTGTGCTTGCCATGCACGGTGCCGCCTGGGGTCTGGGGGTGGGCGTTGTCCTGCATATTTTTCTTGAGAGCCGGTTTCGGTTGTCAACGAAAGCTGAAGTGTCCGGATAA
- the gltX gene encoding glutamate--tRNA ligase, with translation MDKIITRFPPSPTGYLHIGGARTALFNWLWARKNAGQFVLRIEDTDEARSTKESVDAILESMAWLGIDWDDGPYFQTQRYDMYNEHIDRLVEQGDAYYCDCTPEEVDAMREAAKAKGLKPMYNGKCRNRGLKKGANTVVRLKTPDTGVTIVDDIVKGATAFQNAEIDDFIIQRSSGVAMYNLAVVVDDITMGINTIIRGDDHLVNTPKQILIYQALGAKLPVFGHVPMVLGSDKARLSKRHGAMSVGEYKKMGFLADALINYLVRLGWSHGDQEFFERRDLIEKFDLEHLGRSAGMFDMDKLYALNAKHIQKKSPQELGDDLVPHLADLGIEAQNDAFTQGVIETLQPRSKTLVEMAQGAAFYYKDEIEFEEKAAKKFLKPETADLLTQCADAFEGLGDFGQASQEEAFKQIMEETGLGFGKIAQPLRVAVTGTTVSPGIFEMFIALGKEKTIQRIRKAAQFCAAQG, from the coding sequence ATGGATAAAATAATTACACGCTTTCCGCCCTCCCCCACCGGCTACCTGCATATCGGCGGTGCCAGGACCGCACTTTTCAACTGGCTGTGGGCCAGAAAAAACGCAGGGCAGTTTGTGCTACGCATAGAAGACACCGATGAAGCCCGTTCCACCAAAGAGTCCGTGGACGCCATCCTGGAGTCCATGGCGTGGCTGGGCATCGACTGGGATGACGGCCCCTATTTCCAGACCCAGCGCTATGATATGTATAACGAACACATTGACCGCCTGGTTGAGCAGGGCGATGCTTACTACTGCGACTGCACCCCCGAAGAGGTCGATGCCATGCGCGAAGCGGCCAAAGCCAAGGGGCTCAAGCCCATGTATAACGGCAAATGCCGCAACCGCGGGCTCAAAAAAGGGGCTAACACCGTCGTGCGGTTAAAAACCCCGGACACAGGGGTCACCATTGTGGACGACATTGTCAAAGGCGCCACTGCGTTCCAGAATGCCGAAATTGACGACTTCATCATCCAGAGAAGCTCCGGTGTGGCCATGTACAACCTTGCGGTGGTGGTGGACGACATCACCATGGGCATAAACACCATTATCCGGGGGGATGACCACCTGGTGAATACCCCCAAACAGATTTTGATCTACCAGGCATTAGGCGCAAAACTGCCGGTGTTCGGCCACGTGCCCATGGTGCTGGGATCAGACAAGGCAAGGCTGAGCAAACGCCATGGTGCCATGTCCGTGGGCGAATACAAAAAGATGGGATTTCTGGCCGACGCGCTGATCAACTACCTGGTAAGACTGGGATGGTCCCATGGGGACCAGGAATTTTTTGAACGCCGGGATCTCATTGAAAAGTTCGACCTTGAACACCTTGGCCGTTCCGCCGGCATGTTTGACATGGACAAGCTGTATGCCCTGAATGCCAAACATATCCAGAAAAAGAGCCCCCAAGAACTGGGGGACGATCTTGTACCCCATCTGGCGGATCTCGGCATTGAGGCCCAAAATGATGCCTTTACCCAGGGGGTGATCGAAACCCTTCAACCCAGGAGCAAAACCCTTGTGGAGATGGCCCAGGGTGCGGCGTTTTACTACAAAGACGAAATCGAGTTTGAAGAGAAGGCGGCCAAAAAGTTCCTGAAACCTGAAACCGCAGATCTTTTAACCCAATGCGCCGACGCCTTTGAAGGCCTTGGGGACTTTGGCCAGGCATCCCAGGAAGAGGCATTTAAACAGATCATGGAAGAGACAGGGCTTGGTTTCGGCAAGATCGCCCAGCCGTTGCGGGTGGCCGTCACCGGCACAACCGTGAGTCCCGGCATATTTGAAATGTTTATCGCCCTTGGCAAAGAAAAGACCATCCAGCGCATCAGAAAAGCCGCACAATTTTGTGCAGCCCAGGGCTAA
- the rpmF gene encoding 50S ribosomal protein L32, translating into MAVPKQKSSKARGRKRRTHYKTSAPTVTLCPECQEPKLPHTACPECGTYKGRDVKPEVEVED; encoded by the coding sequence ATGGCCGTACCCAAGCAGAAAAGTTCCAAAGCAAGAGGAAGAAAAAGACGTACCCATTATAAAACCAGTGCCCCCACTGTAACCCTGTGCCCCGAATGTCAGGAGCCCAAGCTGCCCCATACCGCATGCCCTGAATGCGGCACCTACAAAGGCAGAGATGTAAAACCGGAAGTGGAAGTAGAAGATTAG
- the acpP gene encoding acyl carrier protein: protein MAVETKVRKIIAEKIPGIDVEDVVPQASLVEDLGADSLTIVELIMSMEEVFEIEIDDDQAEKLSTVQDIYDFIASKS from the coding sequence ATGGCCGTTGAAACCAAAGTAAGAAAAATTATTGCTGAAAAGATCCCCGGCATTGATGTGGAGGATGTGGTTCCCCAGGCATCGCTGGTCGAAGACCTTGGCGCGGATTCTCTGACCATCGTAGAGCTTATCATGTCAATGGAAGAGGTCTTTGAGATTGAGATTGACGATGATCAGGCCGAAAAGCTGTCGACCGTCCAGGATATTTATGATTTCATTGCATCGAAATCATAA
- the rpiB gene encoding ribose 5-phosphate isomerase B: MDNDKRIIIGSDHAAFELKEKIRDLLSGLGLEVEDAGTYGTDSVNYADFGKKVAKAVSDGTFPRGILLCGTGLGMSMQANRFKGVRAALCSDIFSVRMSRQHNDANVLVLGGRVVGDILAFELVKEWLDTPFEGGRHLDRIRSLEDVE, encoded by the coding sequence ATGGATAACGATAAACGAATCATCATCGGCAGTGACCATGCCGCGTTTGAGTTAAAGGAAAAAATCAGGGATCTGCTATCAGGCCTTGGGCTTGAGGTTGAGGATGCGGGTACCTATGGCACGGATTCGGTAAACTATGCCGACTTCGGCAAAAAGGTGGCTAAAGCCGTTTCCGACGGTACGTTTCCCCGGGGCATACTTCTGTGCGGCACCGGCCTTGGCATGTCCATGCAGGCCAACCGGTTTAAGGGTGTTCGCGCTGCCTTGTGTTCGGATATTTTTTCCGTCAGGATGAGCCGGCAGCATAATGATGCCAACGTTCTGGTCCTGGGCGGTCGTGTTGTCGGTGATATCCTTGCCTTTGAGCTGGTCAAAGAATGGCTTGACACCCCCTTTGAAGGCGGTCGGCATCTGGACCGTATCCGTTCTTTGGAAGACGTTGAATAG